A genomic region of Glycine max cultivar Williams 82 chromosome 15, Glycine_max_v4.0, whole genome shotgun sequence contains the following coding sequences:
- the LOC100784633 gene encoding probable myosin-binding protein 6 → MQTLGLLVAPVLGFYQRFLRFSLRFLLLMFMDFPSTFKFITQASELGCGFLLLGYFSRLFNLLGLLLIFFFCLRFLRSPLLLSNHEKSSSSRDENSKEEESLEDEVFDVMSLRKMVKEERQRYNAACAEIEQEQGAAASAAEEAMAMILRLQSEKSAVEIQAKQFRRVVEQKQEYDLEVIESLRWTVVQVESQKNLLERQLGVLRERLRQFVNDQEIQQLQEEQELQGTASDDDDDGDEDSSGFLNFSIEYDDVDASSSSNHSPTHTPQHL, encoded by the coding sequence ATGCAGACTCTGGGTTTGTTGGTCGCTCCTGTTCTCGGTTTCTACCAGAGGTTCCTTCGTTTCTCTCTCCGCTTCCTTCTTCTCATGTTCATGGATTTCCCTTCCACGTTCAAGTTCATCACCCAAGCCAGTGAACTCGGTTGCGGCTTCCTCCTCCTCGGTTACTTCTCGCGTCTCTTCAACCTCCTCGGCCTCCTCttgatcttcttcttctgcctCAGGTTTCTCCGctctcctcttctcctctcCAACCACGAGAAATCGTCGTCGTCCAGAGACGAGAATTCCAAGGAAGAAGAGAGTTTGGAGGACGAGGTGTTCGACGTAATGTCGCTGAGGAAGATGGTGAAGGAGGAGCGGCAGCGGTACAACGCGGCGTGCGCGGAGATCGAGCAGGAGCAGGGGGCGGCGGCGTCCGCGGCGGAGGAGGCCATGGCCATGATTCTGCGGCTGCAGAGCGAGAAGAGCGCCGTGGAGATTCAGGCCAAGCAATTCCGGCGCGTGGTGGAGCAGAAGCAGGAGTACGATCTCGAAGTGATCGAGTCGCTCCGGTGGACAGTAGTGCAGGTGGAGTCGCAGAAGAACCTTCTAGAACGTCAGTTAGGGGTTTTGAGGGAGAGGCTTAGACAGTTCGTCAATGATCAAGAAATACAGCAGCTTCAAGAAGAACAAGAACTACAAGGCACAGccagtgatgatgatgatgatggtgatgaaGATAGCAGTGGATTCTTGAATTTCTCAATTGAATATGATGATGTAGATGCTTCTTCTTCTAGCAACCACTcacccacacacacaccacAGCACTTGTAA